One genomic segment of Ferrimonas sp. YFM includes these proteins:
- a CDS encoding DUF2784 domain-containing protein, translating into MMIYHLAADAVLLIHLTFILFALFGALLGLRQRWILWLHLPAAIWAIVVGFMGWICPLTPLENFLRTAAGEQGYSGGFIEHYVLPIIYPQGLTLDLQMLFGLTALTINLVIYYFVIRKLYFSGKTDLTE; encoded by the coding sequence ATGATGATCTATCATCTGGCGGCGGACGCCGTACTGCTGATTCACCTGACCTTTATCCTGTTCGCCCTGTTTGGCGCCCTGCTGGGGCTGAGGCAACGTTGGATACTCTGGCTGCACCTGCCGGCCGCCATCTGGGCCATTGTCGTCGGGTTTATGGGGTGGATCTGCCCCTTGACGCCCCTGGAGAACTTCCTGCGCACCGCCGCCGGTGAACAGGGTTACAGTGGCGGCTTCATTGAGCACTATGTGCTACCAATTATCTACCCTCAAGGCCTGACTCTGGATTTGCAAATGCTGTTTGGCCTGACCGCACTGACCATCAACCTGGTGATCTATTACTTTGTAATAAGAAAGCTCTATTTTTCCGGCAAAACTGATTTGACTGAATAA
- a CDS encoding response regulator transcription factor: MEKPVKCICFYRPDKLQSPLPALCQGLECQVVELTREQELAVYGQCSDPILFLVAAQLLPKINGSLPGWLENLLDHHLVAIYDASELHYNPINLIHHGLRGVLYHGSKLDQSLTGIQTMLQGNLWFKRIHMEQALSELIKEHQQHQTPSDGRNLDKLTEREIGIVRLVALGSSNKEIARQLFISEYTVKAHLASVFRKTETHTRAELVGKLASTQQ, encoded by the coding sequence ATGGAAAAACCCGTAAAGTGCATCTGTTTTTATCGACCGGATAAATTGCAGTCGCCCCTGCCTGCTTTGTGCCAGGGGCTGGAATGTCAGGTAGTGGAGCTCACCAGGGAGCAAGAACTTGCCGTCTACGGCCAGTGCAGCGATCCCATTCTGTTTCTGGTGGCCGCCCAGTTACTGCCCAAAATCAATGGCAGCCTGCCAGGGTGGCTGGAGAACCTGCTGGACCATCACCTGGTCGCCATCTATGACGCCAGCGAGCTTCACTACAACCCCATCAACCTGATCCACCATGGCTTGCGCGGCGTGCTCTACCATGGCAGCAAGCTGGATCAATCCCTTACCGGTATCCAAACCATGCTGCAAGGCAACCTGTGGTTTAAACGGATTCATATGGAACAAGCGCTGAGTGAGCTGATAAAGGAGCACCAGCAGCACCAAACCCCATCCGACGGTCGCAACCTGGACAAGCTGACCGAAAGAGAGATTGGCATCGTTCGCCTGGTGGCACTGGGCTCCAGCAACAAGGAGATCGCCCGCCAGTTGTTCATCAGCGAATACACGGTAAAGGCACATCTCGCCTCCGTCTTCCGCAAGACCGAAACCCATACCCGCGCAGAGCTGGTTGGAAAACTGGCCTCGACTCAGCAATAA